From the genome of Pseudomonas yamanorum, one region includes:
- a CDS encoding ABC transporter permease translates to MSLRVEQSLSQLLHEAFVSLRTLGKRSILALLGIVIGSSSVVALINIGHNAAEDAAMIFKDMGTDTLVAQFPPKAASIAPMPASLDLETVRRSVPGIAHIGAISMFSGPVVFHGRTFNGSFVGSTPDLKDAMRLSVREGRFLSTFDAGETYAVVGEQVVQALSAPGDPLQLGDRVRINDYLYLVVGILQNQPRAMLIPVQANESLFVPAPGMRRIYFSPQIGNVVIRATPGQDMERVARDAAVALRTQLTDHDVDIQVPQQMIDGMTRQSRTFAYLLLALGAISLVGGGVGVMNVMLMNVSERRREIGIRMALGARQRDIRNLFLLEAVTLTAVGALCGAVVGMTAAYLYAWMSGWQFSLAVAALPLGVGSTLLVGLFFGIYPAVSASRLQPVEALRDE, encoded by the coding sequence ATGAGCCTGCGGGTCGAACAAAGCCTGAGCCAATTGCTGCATGAGGCATTTGTCAGCCTGCGCACCCTGGGCAAGCGCTCGATCCTGGCCTTGTTAGGCATCGTCATCGGCAGTTCCTCGGTGGTGGCGCTGATCAATATCGGGCACAACGCCGCCGAAGACGCGGCGATGATTTTCAAGGACATGGGCACCGACACGCTGGTGGCACAGTTCCCGCCCAAGGCCGCCAGCATTGCCCCTATGCCGGCCAGCCTGGACCTGGAGACGGTGCGCCGCAGCGTGCCCGGCATCGCCCATATTGGCGCGATTTCGATGTTCAGCGGTCCGGTGGTGTTCCATGGCCGCACCTTTAATGGCAGCTTTGTCGGCAGTACGCCGGACCTCAAGGACGCCATGCGCCTGTCGGTGCGCGAGGGGCGTTTCCTGTCGACCTTCGACGCGGGGGAAACCTACGCGGTCGTCGGCGAACAGGTCGTCCAGGCCTTGAGTGCTCCCGGCGACCCGCTGCAACTGGGGGACCGGGTGCGCATCAATGACTATCTGTACCTGGTGGTGGGCATTCTTCAAAACCAGCCCCGGGCCATGCTGATCCCTGTACAGGCCAACGAATCGCTGTTCGTCCCCGCCCCGGGCATGCGCCGGATCTACTTCAGTCCGCAAATCGGCAATGTGGTGATACGCGCCACTCCCGGCCAGGACATGGAGCGTGTCGCCCGGGACGCAGCCGTGGCGTTGCGAACCCAGCTCACCGACCACGATGTCGACATCCAGGTGCCCCAGCAAATGATCGACGGCATGACCCGCCAAAGCCGTACCTTCGCTTACCTGCTGCTGGCCCTGGGCGCGATTTCCCTGGTGGGCGGCGGCGTGGGGGTGATGAACGTGATGCTGATGAACGTCTCAGAGCGGCGTCGGGAGATCGGGATCCGCATGGCACTCGGTGCGCGCCAGCGGGACATTCGCAACCTGTTCCTGCTGGAGGCCGTCACCCTGACCGCTGTCGGCGCGTTATGCGGCGCGGTCGTGGGCATGACCGCCGCCTATCTGTATGCCTGGATGTCCGGCTGGCAGTTTTCCCTGGCGGTTGCCGCGCTGCCGCTCGGGGTCGGTAGCACCTTGCTGGTGGGGCTGTTTTTCGGGATCTATCCGGCCGTGTCGGCCTCGCGTCTGCAGCCGGTGGAGGCCCTGCGCGATGAATAA
- a CDS encoding ABC transporter ATP-binding protein — MMTDTPALPGFISLQGIGKSYQLAGQHLSILNDVCLAIETGDSCGILGASGSGKSTLLNILGLLDLPDCGQYRFAGHDIFSASPDQLAAIRNQQIGFVFQSFNLLPRLSALDNVALPLSYRGVSRHDSLEQAMRMLEQVGLAERAHHRPADLSGGQRQRVAIARALVGNPSVILADEPTGNLDSTTAQEIMDLLLALNREQQVTLIIVTHDPHIAERLNRKILVRNGVVQEAERL; from the coding sequence ATGATGACAGATACCCCCGCGCTCCCAGGCTTTATCTCCCTGCAAGGCATCGGCAAAAGCTATCAGCTGGCCGGTCAGCACCTGTCGATTCTCAATGATGTATGCCTGGCCATCGAAACCGGTGACAGCTGCGGCATCCTCGGCGCATCCGGCTCCGGCAAAAGCACTCTGCTCAATATCCTCGGCCTGCTTGATCTGCCCGACTGCGGCCAGTACCGCTTTGCCGGCCATGACATTTTCAGCGCCAGCCCCGATCAACTGGCGGCGATCCGCAATCAGCAGATCGGTTTCGTCTTTCAAAGCTTCAATCTGCTGCCGCGCCTCAGCGCTCTGGATAACGTCGCCCTGCCCCTGAGCTATCGCGGCGTGTCCCGGCATGACTCGCTGGAACAGGCAATGCGCATGCTCGAACAGGTGGGCCTGGCCGAACGCGCCCACCATCGCCCGGCCGACCTCTCCGGCGGCCAGCGCCAACGGGTCGCCATCGCCCGCGCGTTGGTCGGCAACCCTTCGGTGATCCTCGCCGACGAACCCACCGGCAACCTCGACAGCACCACCGCTCAGGAGATCATGGACCTGTTGCTGGCGCTCAACCGCGAGCAGCAGGTGACGCTGATCATCGTCACCCATGACCCGCACATTGCCGAACGCCTGAACCGCAAGATCCTGGTGCGCAATGGCGTGGTGCAAGAGGCCGAGCGCCTATGA